Proteins found in one Chlamydia sp. 04-14 genomic segment:
- a CDS encoding peptide ABC transporter substrate-binding protein — protein MHKLLIPILSALLFLGIFPLCTSCHTNISKNQNSLKIAISHDPMSLDPRSACLSKDVSIAQALYEGLVRERPGSPELALTKCYTISDDQTVYTFYLKDALWSNGDPVTAYDFEESIKQIHKLEVTLSSNFLPRVIKNSQAVISKKLPIDTLGIRALDKSKLEITLEQPVPHFLELLAYPIFFPVHKSLRNFYSSGGMNLPNISNGPFVIQDYQPQNQLIIKKNPLYHDKSSVHLDTIVFQIVPDTHTAMQLLQKNLIDWVGSPWSSPISKEDQHHIPKDRLRNYPVLGTTALICNLKNSPINNVALRKALAHAIDKTTLLKFISHGKVAEHFLPPELSKISRQSYLSQEERQEYAREYFKEAQKELSQKCISELSIIYPLESACLNAVVQEIQQQIKNVLGIHITIQGMEYHCFLDKRRRGDFTLATGRWIADYPRPTSFLAILGNFKSDEPTKSLTKWENEKYNHILDSLLSPEENSGNQILAEELIEDELPIIPLYHFEYTYAANPKIQNSYTSLLGHIDLKETELSK, from the coding sequence CTGCATAAGCTTCTAATACCCATTCTATCAGCTCTCCTTTTTTTAGGAATTTTCCCGTTATGCACAAGCTGTCACACAAACATTTCTAAAAATCAAAACTCCTTAAAAATAGCAATTAGCCATGATCCCATGTCCCTAGATCCGAGAAGTGCTTGCTTGAGTAAAGATGTTTCAATAGCTCAAGCACTTTACGAAGGTCTCGTAAGAGAACGTCCGGGGAGCCCCGAACTTGCTTTAACAAAATGCTACACAATATCCGATGATCAGACCGTCTATACCTTTTATCTTAAAGACGCCCTATGGAGTAATGGAGATCCTGTAACGGCATACGATTTTGAAGAATCAATCAAACAAATTCATAAGCTTGAAGTCACTTTATCTTCTAATTTCCTTCCCCGGGTAATTAAAAATTCCCAAGCAGTGATAAGCAAGAAACTACCTATTGATACTTTAGGCATTCGGGCATTAGATAAATCAAAATTAGAAATCACCCTAGAACAGCCTGTTCCCCACTTTTTAGAACTTCTCGCCTACCCTATTTTCTTTCCAGTACATAAATCCTTAAGAAATTTCTATTCTTCTGGAGGAATGAATCTTCCTAATATCTCTAATGGGCCTTTTGTCATTCAAGATTACCAGCCACAAAACCAATTAATTATTAAAAAAAACCCCCTATATCATGATAAATCTTCGGTTCATCTTGATACCATTGTATTTCAAATCGTTCCTGATACGCATACAGCAATGCAGCTTCTACAAAAAAACCTTATTGATTGGGTAGGTTCTCCATGGAGCTCTCCTATTTCCAAAGAAGATCAGCACCATATCCCTAAGGACAGGCTGCGTAATTACCCAGTACTTGGAACAACAGCACTAATATGTAATTTAAAAAATAGCCCTATAAATAATGTGGCACTGAGAAAAGCTCTGGCTCATGCTATTGACAAAACGACCTTATTAAAGTTTATTAGCCATGGGAAGGTTGCTGAACATTTTTTACCCCCAGAGCTATCGAAAATCTCTAGGCAGTCTTATCTATCCCAAGAAGAACGCCAAGAATATGCTCGGGAATATTTTAAAGAAGCTCAAAAAGAACTATCTCAAAAATGTATCTCAGAATTATCTATTATCTATCCTCTAGAGTCCGCCTGTTTAAACGCCGTCGTTCAAGAAATACAACAACAAATCAAAAATGTCTTAGGAATCCATATTACAATCCAAGGCATGGAATATCATTGTTTTTTAGATAAAAGACGGCGTGGGGATTTTACTCTAGCTACAGGAAGATGGATAGCAGATTATCCAAGACCTACATCCTTTTTGGCAATTCTTGGAAACTTCAAAAGTGATGAACCCACAAAATCTCTAACAAAATGGGAAAACGAAAAATACAACCATATTCTCGATTCCCTTCTTTCTCCAGAAGAAAATTCTGGAAATCAAATTCTAGCTGAAGAACTTATTGAAGACGAGCTTCCCATTATTCCTCTATACCATTTCGAATACACCTACGCAGCTAATCCTAAAATTCAAAATTCCTACACCTCATTACTCGGGCATATTGATTTGAAAGAAACAGAACTTTCAAAATAA
- a CDS encoding peptide ABC transporter substrate-binding protein, with translation MTNRFRKYCAIYLLSLASVFLTSCHQQSPQDMGKCLRIGIAYDPLSLDPRCTYLKKDISLAKALYEGLARERISDDLVILGIAKDYKVSHEGTVYTFDLKNTDWSNGDPVTAYDFEESIKQIHTKNLPISYHNLLYIIKNSKAIMEEQLPIEELGIKALDAHTLEITLEHPSSNFIEIVSHPLFFPVHSSLREYYKNPKIKPVYISNGPFTLDDFQPQKHLTMRKNTHYYDVDKVKIDTLIFKVMSDSHTAAKFFKNNLIDILGNPWISKIPQEILNNTPTEIKHVYPVCSTSILIYNLDMPVLQNKALRKALAYAIDKESLIPLLNSARIANSFVPPELSEIHDQDVLGKEQREKKAQEYFKEAKRTLSEKELSELSLIYPQESGVFSLVVQELQQQFKNVLGIHIPIQGIEYFCFLEKRNKGDFYLSVGGWIAEYLNARNFLTILGNPENKETSHQLGKWSNEQFDEILGKYHTQAFTKEDQILAEELIEEDVPVFPLYHFNYIYITQPQVNNLYASPLGHVDLKEVDLLPTM, from the coding sequence ATGACGAATAGATTCAGAAAATACTGTGCTATTTATCTCCTATCTCTTGCTAGTGTATTTCTAACTAGTTGTCATCAACAATCTCCCCAAGATATGGGGAAGTGCTTAAGAATCGGGATAGCATATGATCCCCTTTCATTAGATCCTAGATGTACTTATTTAAAAAAAGATATCTCATTAGCAAAAGCCCTTTACGAAGGTTTAGCGCGCGAACGTATTTCTGACGATCTCGTGATCTTAGGAATAGCTAAAGATTACAAAGTGTCTCATGAAGGCACTGTGTATACATTTGATCTAAAAAACACAGATTGGAGTAATGGAGATCCTGTAACAGCATACGATTTCGAAGAATCAATCAAACAAATTCACACAAAAAATCTTCCTATATCTTATCACAACCTTCTCTACATTATCAAAAACTCCAAAGCAATTATGGAAGAGCAGTTGCCTATAGAAGAACTAGGAATTAAAGCTCTAGATGCGCATACATTAGAAATCACTCTAGAGCATCCCTCATCGAATTTTATAGAGATTGTCTCCCATCCATTATTTTTTCCTGTCCATTCATCTCTGAGGGAATATTATAAAAATCCAAAAATCAAGCCTGTTTATATCTCTAATGGACCTTTTACATTGGACGATTTTCAACCACAAAAACATCTAACAATGCGAAAAAACACCCATTATTATGATGTCGATAAAGTGAAAATCGATACCCTGATCTTCAAAGTGATGTCTGATTCACATACAGCAGCTAAATTCTTCAAAAATAATCTCATTGATATTCTCGGTAATCCTTGGATATCTAAAATCCCTCAAGAAATATTAAATAATACTCCTACAGAAATAAAACACGTATATCCCGTATGTTCAACTTCTATACTTATCTATAACCTAGATATGCCTGTGCTACAAAATAAAGCCTTAAGAAAAGCTCTCGCCTACGCTATTGATAAAGAATCTCTTATTCCTCTACTCAATTCAGCAAGAATTGCTAATTCTTTTGTACCACCAGAATTATCTGAAATTCATGATCAAGACGTGCTTGGAAAAGAGCAACGAGAGAAAAAAGCCCAGGAATACTTTAAAGAGGCAAAAAGGACTCTGTCAGAAAAAGAACTCTCCGAACTCTCTCTTATTTATCCTCAAGAATCTGGGGTTTTTTCTCTTGTAGTCCAAGAACTTCAACAGCAATTCAAAAATGTTCTTGGCATTCATATACCCATTCAAGGGATCGAATACTTCTGCTTCTTAGAAAAAAGAAATAAAGGCGACTTCTATTTATCTGTAGGGGGATGGATCGCAGAATACCTCAATGCTAGAAATTTCCTGACAATACTTGGAAATCCAGAAAATAAAGAAACAAGTCATCAATTAGGGAAATGGAGTAATGAACAATTTGATGAAATCTTAGGAAAATATCATACCCAGGCATTCACAAAAGAAGATCAAATATTGGCTGAAGAACTTATTGAAGAAGATGTTCCTGTATTTCCCCTATACCATTTTAACTATATCTATATCACACAACCACAAGTGAACAATCTCTATGCTTCTCCTTTAGGACACGTAGATCTTAAAGAAGTGGATCTTCTCCCCACCATGTAA
- a CDS encoding ABC transporter substrate-binding protein, with product MMYKWWLFAVVLASSILGGCFPTALRSSKTLTIAIHDDPVSLSPEQAKRALDLSISKLIFEGLTRENPYKSDHVEFALASHYTVSADEKTYTFFIKHDALWSNGTPIRSQDIAKAWEHAKTFSPHHQAFEGIHFKTCSPSSITLTLDTPNPKLLQLLAFPAFSVFNPENLNVSSGPFHLITHNPGHCLLLEKNPHYYDREKVHISCVSLLVIPDLYTGALLLNRGKIQWLGQPWHQGLTKELKETTPYHYTSYPVEGAFWLILNTKDPVLSQIHNRYRLAAAINREEIIDYALQGNQEPAYTLSRNTAPYYQYKKQKLITPTEKLTLTYPSNILRCQRIAEILKEQCKSVGLDLFLEGLEYHVFLSKRQMCDFTIATATGVAYYPNAALLPQAERLMKNLEIIPIYHMSYDYITPAPIEKILHNASGAVDLKYARLP from the coding sequence ATGATGTACAAATGGTGGTTGTTTGCTGTTGTCTTAGCGTCTTCAATTTTAGGAGGCTGTTTTCCAACAGCTTTGAGATCGTCAAAAACTCTTACAATTGCCATTCATGATGATCCAGTATCTCTATCCCCCGAACAAGCCAAACGCGCCTTAGATCTTTCTATCTCAAAACTCATTTTTGAAGGACTTACAAGAGAAAACCCTTATAAAAGCGATCATGTGGAATTTGCCCTAGCAAGTCATTACACAGTATCTGCTGATGAAAAAACCTACACATTTTTCATAAAACACGATGCCTTGTGGAGTAATGGCACCCCAATTAGATCTCAGGATATTGCTAAAGCTTGGGAGCACGCAAAAACATTTTCTCCTCATCATCAAGCTTTTGAGGGCATTCATTTTAAAACCTGTTCGCCATCCAGTATCACTTTAACCCTGGACACCCCAAATCCCAAGTTATTGCAGTTATTGGCATTCCCAGCATTTTCTGTTTTCAATCCTGAAAATTTAAATGTATCCAGTGGACCTTTCCATTTAATAACTCATAATCCTGGCCATTGCCTGTTATTAGAAAAAAATCCTCACTATTATGATAGAGAAAAAGTCCACATTTCCTGCGTTAGTCTACTAGTTATTCCAGACTTATATACTGGAGCACTTCTACTGAATCGAGGGAAAATTCAGTGGCTAGGGCAACCTTGGCATCAAGGATTAACTAAAGAACTAAAAGAAACTACACCCTATCACTACACTAGTTATCCTGTAGAAGGAGCTTTCTGGCTTATACTCAATACAAAAGATCCTGTCCTATCTCAAATTCACAACCGCTATAGATTAGCAGCAGCTATTAATAGAGAAGAAATTATCGATTATGCTCTGCAAGGAAACCAAGAGCCTGCCTATACACTATCAAGAAACACCGCTCCCTACTATCAATACAAAAAACAAAAACTCATTACTCCCACAGAAAAGTTAACCTTGACATACCCTTCAAACATTTTAAGATGCCAACGCATTGCAGAAATTCTTAAAGAACAATGCAAATCTGTAGGCCTAGATCTATTTCTCGAGGGATTAGAATACCACGTTTTCCTAAGTAAAAGACAAATGTGTGATTTTACAATAGCGACAGCAACAGGAGTAGCTTACTATCCTAATGCTGCACTTCTTCCTCAAGCAGAGAGGCTTATGAAAAATTTGGAGATCATTCCCATCTACCACATGAGCTACGATTATATTACACCAGCCCCGATAGAAAAAATCCTCCACAACGCCTCCGGAGCCGTTGATCTTAAATATGCACGTTTGCCTTGA
- the ruvX gene encoding Holliday junction resolvase RuvX produces MSNPQAAKTFLGVDYGQKRIGLAYAASPLLISLPIGFIEAGKTLEATAKILAKVIQERNVSCVILGNPIPMQKGQKSVLQEEIIKLSSLIQESCSVEVILWDERLSSAQAERMLKGDCGLSRKKRKGKSDSIAATLILTSFLESSPQIYP; encoded by the coding sequence ATGTCTAATCCTCAAGCAGCAAAAACCTTTCTTGGTGTGGACTACGGACAGAAGCGTATAGGCCTTGCTTATGCAGCCTCCCCTTTATTGATCAGCTTACCTATAGGATTTATAGAAGCGGGAAAAACATTAGAGGCAACAGCTAAAATTCTGGCCAAAGTTATTCAAGAACGTAATGTCTCTTGCGTAATTTTAGGAAATCCTATTCCTATGCAAAAAGGTCAAAAATCCGTTCTACAAGAAGAAATCATTAAACTTTCTTCCTTAATTCAAGAGTCTTGTTCTGTTGAAGTTATTCTTTGGGATGAAAGACTCTCCTCAGCACAAGCAGAGCGCATGCTAAAAGGTGATTGCGGATTAAGTAGAAAAAAAAGAAAAGGAAAATCTGATAGCATTGCTGCGACTCTTATCCTCACAAGTTTCTTAGAGAGCTCTCCTCAAATATATCCCTAA
- a CDS encoding CTP synthase: protein MPFKCIFLTGGVVSSLGKGLTAASLALLLERQNLKVAMLKLDPYLNVDPGTMNPYEHGEVYVTNDGIETDLDLGHYHRFSSVNLSKYSTATSGQIYARVIKREREGFYLGSTVQVIPHITNEIIEVILECAKENQPDVLIVEIGGTVGDIESLPFLEAIRQFRYEHADNCFSIHMTYVPYLRAAGEVKTKPTQHSVQSLRSIGIIPDAILCRSETPLSSEVKKKISLFCNVPNNAVFNVIDVEHSIYEMPLMLSQEKISTFITEKLGLFTKQEDLSDWKILIERLRNPLPNKVRIGLVGKYVQHKDAYKSVFESITHAALSLNYSVEILPLDSDDPHFLETLEQCDGCLVPGGFGARGWEGKIKAAKLCRERGIPYFGICLGMQVLVVEYARNVMHLEQANSTEMDKDTPDPVICMMDGQASLVATGGTMRLGAYPCTLSPGTKVYEAYGKSEIMERHRHRYEVNFNYVQQLKNHGLNIVGTCPQQGLCEIVEIEDHPWMVGVQFHPEFLSKLIAPHPLFVGFIQAAILYSRNKSYV, encoded by the coding sequence ATGCCATTCAAGTGCATCTTTTTAACAGGAGGAGTTGTTTCTTCCTTAGGCAAGGGACTAACCGCTGCCTCTTTAGCTCTATTATTGGAGCGCCAAAACCTTAAAGTTGCCATGTTAAAACTGGATCCTTATCTTAACGTCGATCCGGGAACAATGAATCCTTACGAACACGGTGAGGTCTATGTTACCAACGACGGGATAGAAACGGATCTAGATCTTGGTCACTATCACCGATTTTCTTCAGTAAACTTATCTAAATATTCTACAGCGACCTCAGGGCAAATCTACGCTCGCGTAATTAAGAGAGAACGCGAAGGATTCTATTTAGGAAGTACTGTTCAAGTTATCCCCCATATTACTAATGAAATCATTGAAGTAATCCTAGAATGTGCTAAGGAAAATCAGCCCGACGTATTAATTGTGGAAATCGGTGGTACTGTTGGTGATATAGAATCTCTCCCCTTTCTTGAAGCTATTCGCCAATTCCGTTACGAGCATGCTGACAACTGTTTCAGCATTCACATGACCTACGTGCCTTATTTAAGAGCCGCAGGAGAGGTGAAAACAAAACCTACACAACATTCTGTTCAAAGTTTGCGGAGCATTGGGATCATTCCTGACGCTATTCTTTGTAGATCCGAAACCCCTTTAAGTAGTGAAGTAAAAAAGAAAATCAGCCTATTTTGTAATGTACCTAATAATGCGGTCTTTAACGTCATAGATGTTGAACATTCTATCTATGAAATGCCTTTGATGCTCTCTCAAGAAAAGATCTCTACATTTATTACAGAAAAATTAGGGTTATTCACAAAACAGGAAGATCTAAGTGATTGGAAAATCTTAATAGAGCGTCTACGTAATCCTCTTCCAAATAAAGTGCGCATAGGCCTCGTAGGTAAATACGTACAGCATAAAGACGCCTATAAATCTGTTTTCGAATCGATTACTCATGCTGCGCTAAGCTTAAATTACTCCGTAGAAATCCTTCCTTTAGATTCTGATGATCCTCATTTCCTTGAAACCTTAGAACAATGTGACGGATGTCTGGTTCCTGGAGGTTTTGGAGCGCGTGGATGGGAAGGAAAAATTAAAGCAGCCAAGCTCTGCCGAGAAAGAGGAATTCCTTATTTTGGTATTTGCCTAGGCATGCAAGTTCTTGTTGTCGAATACGCTCGCAATGTTATGCATTTAGAACAAGCAAACTCAACAGAAATGGATAAGGATACACCCGATCCTGTTATCTGTATGATGGATGGACAAGCTTCCCTAGTCGCTACAGGGGGGACAATGCGCCTTGGGGCCTATCCTTGCACATTATCTCCAGGGACTAAAGTATATGAGGCGTATGGAAAATCGGAAATTATGGAACGTCATCGCCATCGCTATGAGGTGAATTTCAACTACGTGCAACAATTAAAAAATCATGGTCTAAATATTGTAGGTACATGCCCACAACAAGGGCTTTGTGAAATCGTAGAAATCGAAGATCATCCATGGATGGTCGGTGTGCAATTCCATCCAGAATTTCTGTCGAAATTGATAGCTCCTCATCCATTATTTGTAGGTTTTATTCAAGCAGCAATTCTATATTCCAGGAATAAAAGCTATGTCTAA
- the kdsB gene encoding 3-deoxy-manno-octulosonate cytidylyltransferase, protein MEEQVFASKKVGVLPARWGSVRFTGKPLANILGKSLIQRTYENINQSTTLDKVVVATDDQRIMDHVLDFGGDCVMTSPECANGTERTAETISRYFPEAEIIVNIQGDEPCLQHTVVDALVRKLEEFSEIQMVTPVAKTTDSHEILTNQKVKCVFDKNGKALYFSRSPIPHILKKETPIYLHIGVYAFRRNALFNYIESSPTPLSQAEDLEQLRILEHGGSIHVCVVEAKSPSVDYPEDINKVEKYLTCHSSASF, encoded by the coding sequence ATGGAAGAGCAAGTATTTGCTAGTAAGAAGGTTGGAGTTTTGCCAGCACGATGGGGTAGTGTCAGATTTACTGGTAAGCCCTTAGCAAACATCCTCGGAAAGTCTTTAATACAAAGAACTTACGAGAATATTAATCAAAGCACAACACTAGATAAGGTTGTTGTAGCTACTGATGATCAACGCATTATGGATCATGTTCTAGATTTTGGTGGTGATTGCGTAATGACAAGTCCAGAATGTGCTAATGGAACGGAACGCACAGCAGAAACTATATCACGTTATTTCCCAGAAGCTGAGATCATAGTCAATATTCAGGGAGATGAGCCATGTTTACAGCATACCGTTGTTGACGCTCTTGTTAGAAAACTTGAGGAGTTTTCTGAGATTCAAATGGTTACTCCAGTTGCCAAAACTACAGATTCACACGAGATCTTAACAAATCAAAAAGTGAAATGTGTTTTCGATAAAAACGGAAAGGCTTTATATTTCAGCAGAAGCCCTATTCCACACATATTAAAGAAAGAGACACCGATTTATCTTCATATTGGCGTGTATGCATTTAGAAGGAATGCCTTATTCAATTATATTGAATCTTCCCCTACACCGCTAAGCCAAGCTGAAGATCTTGAACAACTACGTATACTAGAACACGGTGGGTCTATCCACGTATGTGTAGTGGAAGCTAAGAGCCCCTCAGTTGATTATCCAGAAGATATAAATAAGGTGGAAAAATACTTAACATGCCATTCAAGTGCATCTTTTTAA
- a CDS encoding 5'-methylthioadenosine/S-adenosylhomocysteine nucleosidase family protein, with the protein MVLRIFFATILCCSFISLKAEPIDIFNEKNAPLSRIGIIFALPEISESSDAECPIPWFANSKKTIEGRRTYYSGDYFGKYLVMSSFWPNKVSAAVISCNMILKHRVELILIIGTCYSRSETGRFGNVLISNGYVNYDSDVRPFFKRFEIPDINQCIFATSEAYREAAKNGGRQFIATHKKAIEDLLKMHGYLKPMTSTEHDLTEGIIATGEAFTMSKNYFLSLQKVHSDIQGFDSAGGAVSQVCYEFDVPCLGVNILIPHPLESSSNTSWLQLQSETSKFYMDSLLKSVLKEICLTH; encoded by the coding sequence ATGGTTCTTCGCATTTTTTTTGCCACTATTCTTTGTTGTTCTTTTATCTCTTTAAAAGCAGAGCCTATTGATATTTTTAATGAAAAGAACGCTCCTTTATCTCGTATAGGAATCATTTTTGCTCTTCCCGAAATTTCTGAGTCTTCTGATGCAGAATGTCCTATACCTTGGTTTGCTAATAGTAAGAAGACTATAGAGGGAAGAAGGACATATTATTCCGGAGATTATTTTGGAAAGTATCTGGTAATGTCTTCTTTTTGGCCTAATAAAGTTTCTGCAGCTGTGATTAGCTGTAACATGATTCTAAAGCATCGTGTAGAGCTTATTTTAATTATTGGTACTTGTTATTCACGTTCTGAGACTGGCCGTTTTGGGAATGTCTTAATTTCTAACGGTTATGTTAATTATGATTCTGACGTCCGTCCATTTTTCAAAAGATTCGAAATACCCGATATCAATCAATGCATTTTTGCTACAAGCGAAGCCTATAGAGAGGCTGCAAAGAATGGAGGTAGGCAGTTTATTGCTACTCATAAAAAAGCTATAGAAGATCTATTAAAGATGCACGGTTACTTAAAACCTATGACATCTACAGAACATGATCTTACTGAGGGGATCATAGCTACTGGAGAAGCATTTACAATGTCTAAGAATTATTTTCTTTCTCTCCAAAAAGTCCATTCCGATATTCAAGGTTTTGATAGTGCTGGAGGAGCTGTTTCTCAAGTGTGCTATGAATTTGATGTTCCTTGTTTAGGCGTCAACATCCTTATTCCTCATCCTCTTGAGTCCTCAAGTAATACAAGCTGGCTACAACTTCAAAGTGAAACAAGTAAATTTTACATGGATTCTCTTTTGAAAAGTGTCCTCAAAGAAATCTGTTTAACCCATTGA
- a CDS encoding ABC transporter ATP-binding protein, translating into MLEVKDLSYSYSDKLIFKKTSFSAHPGKISIILGVSGIGKTTLFRLIANFLSPSEGEILWLGQPIQQTDVAYMQQKQTLLPWRTVLKNIYLGSELGVKSKRFSIFSEKLAEVIESFNIGNLLDCYPDELSEGQKQRVSLACQCLSPKPILLLDEPFSSLDITTKELLYKYILRLARKDYKTVVLVTHDFRDVAFLGDAFYVLKNRGLVPVFFNDSTRSSGNVHMLIEDIRECLLT; encoded by the coding sequence ATGTTAGAAGTCAAAGATCTTAGTTATTCTTACTCAGATAAGTTAATTTTTAAAAAAACTTCTTTTTCTGCGCATCCAGGAAAGATTTCTATTATTCTAGGCGTTTCTGGAATAGGAAAGACTACCTTATTTCGTTTAATTGCTAATTTCTTATCTCCTTCTGAAGGAGAAATCCTATGGCTTGGCCAACCTATTCAGCAAACAGATGTTGCTTATATGCAACAAAAACAGACTCTACTCCCATGGAGAACTGTATTGAAAAATATTTATCTCGGTTCTGAATTGGGAGTAAAGAGTAAGCGATTCTCTATATTTTCTGAGAAGTTGGCTGAGGTGATTGAGAGCTTTAATATAGGGAATCTATTGGATTGTTATCCTGATGAATTATCCGAAGGACAAAAACAAAGAGTATCTTTAGCTTGTCAGTGTTTATCTCCTAAACCAATATTACTTCTAGATGAGCCATTTTCTTCTTTAGATATTACGACTAAGGAATTGTTGTATAAGTACATTCTACGATTAGCAAGAAAAGACTATAAAACTGTAGTGCTTGTTACTCATGACTTTCGTGATGTAGCCTTTCTTGGAGACGCATTTTATGTACTTAAAAATCGGGGACTTGTTCCTGTATTCTTTAATGATTCAACGCGTTCTTCCGGTAATGTCCATATGCTTATAGAGGATATCCGCGAGTGTCTTTTAACATGA